The following coding sequences are from one Paraburkholderia phytofirmans PsJN window:
- a CDS encoding zeta toxin family protein: MTAEHAQRPQLWIVAGPNGAGKTTLTGKHFAGRVPVVNPDDIANRINPNHQGSRATMLRAGRIAIAEQQALLAKGKSFVVETTLTGKRELKLMQHASALGYKVNLLFVGVHDVQLSASRVAQRVAVGGHAVPAEDIFRRFSVSLAHLGEALPLVDRALVLDNSGLKRQLLLSVENGQLKYGSRNLPEWAKSAIPASLQKEASQRRAMRI, translated from the coding sequence GTGACGGCAGAACACGCGCAGAGGCCGCAGCTTTGGATCGTCGCCGGCCCCAATGGCGCGGGCAAGACAACACTAACAGGCAAGCACTTTGCCGGCCGCGTCCCCGTTGTGAACCCTGACGACATTGCCAACCGGATCAATCCCAACCATCAAGGATCGCGCGCGACGATGTTGCGAGCTGGACGAATCGCAATCGCAGAACAGCAGGCGTTGCTTGCGAAAGGAAAGAGCTTTGTTGTCGAAACGACGCTGACGGGAAAGCGGGAACTGAAGCTGATGCAGCACGCCTCTGCGCTGGGTTACAAGGTCAATCTCCTGTTCGTCGGTGTGCATGATGTCCAGCTATCGGCGTCTCGGGTCGCGCAGCGCGTCGCGGTAGGGGGACATGCGGTTCCTGCCGAGGATATATTTCGGCGCTTCAGCGTTAGTCTTGCTCACCTTGGCGAAGCGTTACCGCTCGTGGACCGAGCCTTGGTGCTCGACAACAGCGGGCTTAAACGGCAGCTCTTGCTTTCGGTGGAAAACGGGCAACTGAAGTACGGTTCGCGGAACCTGCCAGAGTGGGCGAAGAGCGCGATCCCGGCGTCGTTGCAGAAAGAAGCGAGCCAGCGGCGCGCAATGAGAATCTAA
- a CDS encoding TcpQ domain-containing protein, with product MLHGRGKCCIRAVKYSPYGYAAKGGASVMHKQSGTSECQVKAGRAACVPRSRFMPGRTWPASLMGKGMGLKVSRLAMAVCCAAGMVTGLLCVAGPAVAQQASWDDGQDDTPMKPVVDGQTSGGTSAFESAAAPLAASASVPYKHYSNNRQTNARLNAVFDIIATQGDGLVWDSEHHLVQPKTPVGNAAEGGAGAAGVKTAAVSAPKVKTAAVGGPASAALAASSATTTVASAAAPIVASTPSTPSAPPAPVPQTWAFAASGSLQETLISWARQAGWETPAWQASQPYTIMSTQPITGTFLDAVKAIATAEPGLDINVSMTKRTLKIVDHKGI from the coding sequence ATGTTGCATGGGCGCGGCAAATGCTGCATCCGTGCGGTAAAATACAGCCCTTACGGCTATGCCGCTAAAGGGGGCGCGTCTGTGATGCACAAACAATCAGGAACGAGCGAATGCCAGGTAAAGGCGGGGCGTGCGGCATGCGTGCCGCGCAGTCGATTCATGCCCGGCCGAACCTGGCCGGCGTCGTTGATGGGGAAGGGTATGGGATTGAAAGTTTCGCGGCTCGCGATGGCGGTGTGTTGTGCTGCGGGCATGGTGACGGGGCTGCTCTGCGTAGCAGGGCCGGCGGTCGCGCAACAGGCGTCATGGGATGACGGGCAAGACGATACGCCGATGAAACCAGTTGTAGACGGGCAGACATCCGGCGGAACGTCGGCATTCGAATCTGCGGCGGCCCCGCTAGCGGCGTCAGCATCGGTTCCGTACAAGCACTATTCCAACAATCGGCAAACTAACGCGAGACTGAACGCAGTCTTCGACATCATTGCGACGCAAGGGGACGGGCTCGTGTGGGACAGCGAGCATCACCTTGTGCAACCGAAGACGCCTGTCGGTAATGCCGCCGAAGGCGGGGCAGGTGCGGCGGGCGTGAAAACCGCAGCGGTGTCCGCACCGAAAGTCAAAACGGCCGCCGTGGGCGGGCCGGCCAGCGCGGCGCTTGCCGCGTCTTCCGCGACAACAACGGTAGCGAGCGCGGCAGCGCCCATCGTTGCGTCAACGCCATCGACGCCGAGTGCGCCGCCGGCTCCTGTGCCGCAAACGTGGGCTTTTGCTGCGAGCGGATCGTTACAGGAGACGTTGATTTCATGGGCACGACAAGCGGGCTGGGAAACGCCGGCTTGGCAGGCGTCGCAGCCGTACACCATCATGAGCACCCAGCCGATTACCGGGACGTTCCTCGATGCCGTCAAAGCCATCGCGACGGCCGAACCGGGTCTCGACATAAACGTGTCGATGACGAAGCGGACACTAAAAATTGTCGATCACAAAGGAATATAG
- a CDS encoding helix-turn-helix domain-containing protein, with protein sequence MNSPANYAFGKALRSLRARRGMSQYSLANEANLDRSYISLLERGHRSPTLETMCSLAQALNVSIGEMIFVVESFLSAKK encoded by the coding sequence TTGAACAGCCCAGCTAACTACGCCTTCGGAAAGGCGCTCCGTTCCCTACGAGCTAGACGGGGCATGTCGCAATACAGCCTGGCTAACGAGGCTAACCTCGACCGAAGCTATATCTCGCTGCTCGAACGCGGGCACCGCTCTCCCACGCTCGAAACAATGTGTTCACTCGCCCAAGCACTGAACGTCTCTATCGGAGAAATGATCTTCGTCGTTGAGTCGTTTCTGAGTGCCAAGAAGTAA
- a CDS encoding plasmid mobilization protein, whose translation MATATARIVVQVTTQEKKAIGSRARRLGMNVSELMREAAQRFTPPDEDSEVLALVERVNASTQEANAALDDALSFIEESNKRIAAMNQGAR comes from the coding sequence ATGGCGACAGCAACGGCACGAATCGTCGTGCAGGTAACGACGCAGGAAAAGAAGGCAATCGGGAGCCGGGCGAGGCGGCTGGGCATGAACGTGAGCGAGCTGATGCGGGAAGCGGCGCAGCGGTTCACGCCCCCGGACGAGGACAGCGAGGTTCTCGCACTCGTGGAGCGGGTCAACGCTTCAACGCAGGAAGCTAACGCGGCGCTCGATGACGCGCTCTCGTTCATCGAAGAATCGAACAAGCGGATCGCCGCGATGAACCAAGGGGCTCGTTGA
- a CDS encoding PAS domain S-box protein — translation MRATVSSHESKSWRYLATLWTGGCIALGAVTAACVLWDQELGTAGFCLLVVVVLLSLLDNFISSALFSVIGAMLLGYFFTEPVHSIHVSKPRDLFSLLAFLVTSIAITTFVRRIRRVEKTQRAQAQLLELTHDIIIVRDKDDVITYWNQAAEILYGWTKEEAIGEFIDELLSSVFPLPRDQLQRIFHRDGQWEGELIHTRRDGTKIIVTSRWALQRDSAGNPLATLETNNDITQRRHAEDLLRKSQAQYFAEAQKLSRTGSFGWNISSGELFWSDETFSIFEYDLAVAPNIELVRQRVYPDDLPLFDEKIARARGFTVDFDIEHRLLFPDGRIKHLHVVGRSASGQPDNRAFIGAVMDVTGAKQTEEQLRHTQSELERVSRITALGELSASIAHEVGQPLAAIVTSGEACLRWLHRQPPNMEEIEGCVSHMTDQGNRAAAIVQRVRALMKGAPPDRAPIAINDVIGKAINSHTSPKNQRRHYRSKSGSWHSNRTARFHSGQQRAIRDLCRPPGIQKIPPRSRTSAIPNPAMSIGTRHTRR, via the coding sequence GTGCGCGCGACAGTTTCTTCACATGAAAGCAAGAGCTGGCGGTACCTCGCGACATTGTGGACTGGAGGCTGCATCGCGCTCGGAGCCGTTACCGCAGCCTGTGTCCTGTGGGACCAGGAACTGGGCACTGCCGGCTTCTGTCTTCTCGTTGTCGTTGTTCTTCTGTCGCTGCTGGACAACTTCATTTCATCCGCGCTTTTCTCGGTCATTGGCGCGATGCTCCTCGGGTATTTTTTCACGGAACCGGTCCATAGCATCCACGTTAGCAAACCCCGGGATTTATTCTCCCTGCTTGCCTTTCTCGTCACGTCGATCGCAATTACTACCTTTGTCAGGCGAATTCGTCGCGTGGAGAAAACGCAGCGCGCTCAGGCGCAGTTGCTGGAACTGACTCACGACATCATCATCGTACGCGATAAGGACGACGTGATTACGTACTGGAATCAGGCGGCGGAAATACTCTATGGATGGACCAAGGAAGAGGCGATTGGCGAGTTCATCGACGAACTTCTGAGTTCGGTGTTCCCCCTGCCCCGTGACCAGCTCCAGCGGATTTTTCATCGCGACGGTCAGTGGGAGGGCGAGCTGATTCACACGAGGCGGGATGGCACCAAAATAATCGTGACGAGCCGTTGGGCACTACAGCGCGACAGCGCGGGCAATCCCTTAGCCACACTTGAGACCAATAATGACATCACGCAGCGCAGGCACGCCGAGGACCTGCTGCGAAAGAGTCAGGCGCAATATTTCGCCGAAGCGCAGAAACTGAGCAGGACCGGAAGCTTTGGATGGAACATTTCGAGCGGCGAACTCTTCTGGTCCGACGAGACTTTTTCCATCTTCGAATACGACTTGGCCGTCGCGCCCAACATCGAGTTGGTCCGGCAGCGCGTATATCCAGACGATCTCCCCCTGTTCGACGAGAAGATTGCAAGGGCGCGTGGTTTCACTGTCGACTTTGACATCGAGCATCGTCTGCTTTTTCCTGATGGACGCATCAAGCACCTCCATGTGGTGGGCAGGTCAGCGAGCGGTCAGCCGGATAACCGGGCGTTCATCGGAGCGGTAATGGACGTGACCGGCGCGAAACAAACGGAGGAGCAGTTACGGCATACGCAAAGCGAACTTGAACGCGTAAGCCGGATAACGGCGCTGGGCGAGCTGAGTGCGTCAATTGCTCACGAAGTAGGACAGCCCCTCGCCGCCATCGTCACGAGCGGTGAAGCATGTCTGCGCTGGCTGCATCGCCAGCCACCGAACATGGAAGAAATAGAGGGTTGCGTGAGTCACATGACAGACCAGGGCAATCGCGCCGCAGCGATCGTGCAACGTGTGCGGGCACTCATGAAGGGGGCGCCGCCGGACCGGGCACCAATCGCAATCAACGACGTGATTGGCAAGGCGATCAATTCACACACGTCACCCAAAAATCAACGTCGGCATTACCGTTCCAAATCTGGCTCGTGGCATTCCAATCGTACTGCCCGTTTCCATTCGGGCCAGCAGCGGGCCATACGTGATTTATGCCGCCCTCCGGGTATCCAGAAGATCCCGCCACGAAGCAGAACGAGTGCCATCCCAAATCCGGCGATGTCGATTGGGACACGTCATACAAGGCGCTGA
- a CDS encoding NAD(P)H-binding protein translates to MYAITGVTGQVGGAAARALLKAGHAVRAVLRDESKAAEWTKRGAEVAIASFDDADALAAAFSGTAGVFVMVAPNFAPSPGYPNAHAAVAVLKEALTRAQPARIAALSSVGGQRESGLGLITQVHILSVST, encoded by the coding sequence ATGTATGCAATTACCGGTGTGACAGGGCAGGTGGGTGGCGCGGCGGCACGCGCATTATTGAAAGCCGGGCATGCCGTGCGCGCTGTTTTACGCGACGAAAGCAAGGCGGCGGAATGGACGAAGCGGGGCGCCGAAGTGGCGATCGCGTCGTTCGACGACGCGGACGCCCTTGCCGCAGCGTTCAGCGGTACGGCGGGTGTCTTTGTCATGGTGGCGCCGAACTTCGCGCCGTCCCCGGGTTATCCGAATGCGCACGCTGCGGTAGCGGTGTTGAAAGAGGCACTGACCCGGGCACAGCCGGCGCGGATTGCGGCGCTCTCATCGGTCGGCGGGCAGCGTGAGTCCGGGCTCGGCTTGATCACGCAAGTGCATATTCTGAGCGTGAGCACGTAA
- a CDS encoding DUF7673 family protein yields the protein MEKITVGERAALERLIGHAQRETGQARRVADFLLAWWNPSNCGGFDITTAWGLDEEIAADVVTVFGLAVRCNSYPDTLGYKNQFEHIVRAWRPELVS from the coding sequence ATGGAAAAGATAACGGTGGGTGAGCGGGCCGCACTGGAACGATTGATCGGCCATGCGCAGCGCGAGACAGGTCAGGCACGCCGCGTTGCAGACTTTCTGCTGGCGTGGTGGAACCCGTCGAACTGCGGCGGGTTCGACATCACGACCGCTTGGGGACTCGATGAAGAAATCGCGGCGGACGTGGTGACTGTCTTCGGGCTCGCCGTCCGGTGCAACTCATACCCGGATACACTCGGCTACAAAAACCAGTTTGAACATATCGTTCGAGCGTGGCGGCCGGAGCTTGTTAGCTAA
- a CDS encoding response regulator: protein MSSQFISIVDDDEGVRVATASLVRSLGRQVRVFSSAEEFLESGLIEATSCLISDIRMPGLSGIEMHDRLLALGYAIPIIFTTGFPTAALEAQIRARGAPPFLKKPVDARTVERLLDLALDGP, encoded by the coding sequence GTGTCTTCTCAATTCATTTCCATCGTCGATGACGATGAGGGTGTCCGGGTGGCGACCGCAAGTCTGGTTCGTTCGCTGGGGAGGCAGGTACGCGTGTTTTCCTCGGCGGAGGAATTTCTGGAGTCAGGTTTAATCGAGGCGACGTCATGTCTGATTTCGGATATACGGATGCCGGGCCTGTCGGGAATCGAAATGCACGACCGCCTGCTGGCTCTCGGGTACGCGATTCCGATCATTTTCACCACGGGATTCCCGACTGCTGCCCTCGAGGCCCAAATCCGGGCCAGAGGTGCCCCCCCTTTCCTCAAGAAGCCTGTTGATGCCAGGACTGTCGAGCGCCTGCTCGATCTCGCGCTGGATGGGCCATAG
- a CDS encoding response regulator transcription factor, with amino-acid sequence MMNESKASEGSVVYVVDDDDGVRRALDLLLRSVGLRVETFGSPDEFLQSPHSAGPSCLILDVRLRGKSGMAFHQEIVNSGMLIPVVFMTGHGDIEMGVKAMKAGALDFLAKPFKDQDMLDAVAQALAQDSGRLAAEAALTGLRASYECLSPREKEVMGFVLSGLLNKQIASAMNLSEITVKVHRAQVMRKMNARSMPDLVRKAESLGIKPCIPDGRH; translated from the coding sequence ATGATGAACGAGTCCAAAGCAAGCGAAGGTTCCGTCGTCTACGTTGTCGACGACGACGATGGCGTCCGGCGGGCCCTTGACCTGCTTTTGCGTTCCGTAGGCCTGCGCGTCGAGACGTTCGGGTCCCCGGACGAATTTCTCCAGTCCCCTCACTCCGCTGGCCCAAGCTGCCTCATCCTCGACGTGCGGCTGCGTGGAAAAAGCGGCATGGCGTTTCATCAGGAAATCGTCAATAGTGGCATGCTCATTCCCGTCGTGTTCATGACCGGTCATGGCGACATCGAGATGGGCGTGAAGGCAATGAAGGCAGGCGCGCTCGATTTCCTGGCGAAACCGTTCAAAGACCAGGACATGCTCGACGCAGTGGCTCAGGCATTAGCGCAGGACAGCGGGCGGCTCGCCGCAGAAGCGGCTTTGACCGGTCTGCGCGCTTCATACGAGTGCCTTTCGCCGCGCGAGAAAGAGGTGATGGGCTTTGTCCTGTCCGGCCTGCTGAACAAGCAGATTGCCTCTGCGATGAACCTGAGTGAGATCACAGTCAAGGTCCACCGTGCACAGGTGATGCGAAAAATGAACGCACGCTCGATGCCGGACCTGGTCCGCAAGGCCGAGTCGCTGGGTATCAAACCCTGCATTCCCGACGGCCGTCATTGA
- a CDS encoding DUF4942 domain-containing protein, whose protein sequence is MTEVFDAGESNQFFAPVTSDVFDSLLGQYNATRARIIELAEFATGNQYRSAMSCFIEGNAGDERFHRSLYVDKLFGVDGAIAALNATYWSKALALTDVREMMPQARRNEWDKSIRERTTPDFTEDAVRPTLIGLLNSRQQFLAEKVDGIFRGLSGEHVTNAPEGFGKRMIIARIRDCYGYVTESRAGLIHDLRCVIARFMGRDEPRRSVTSELLDECNYQTGKWVSADGGALRVRTYKNGNGHMEVHPDMAWRLNMILAHLYPAAIPTEFRQKPARRPKEFPAIVRPLPFAVLEILSRCLYRRRHAKGNEVSFEAEDLKSPHFAETRQALESVGGTMRDGNRYFMDFDYPPGLVLREIVATGCLPDRVSFQFHQTSEALASDAVDWADIADTDSVLEPSAGQGAIAALLPANRLQCVELSALHCAVLKARGLKVDQADFIQWATDAAAADRTFNVVVMNPPFADGRAQLHVEHAFRLLAPGGRLVAVLPASMRSKQFLPGVSVEWSRVYSQEFKTTDVSVTLMYVKRPAASAAVTDMQIESAELVSVL, encoded by the coding sequence ATGACAGAAGTTTTCGATGCCGGCGAATCAAACCAGTTTTTCGCGCCTGTTACATCGGACGTGTTTGATTCCCTTCTTGGGCAATACAACGCCACGCGGGCAAGGATCATCGAACTTGCGGAATTTGCAACCGGCAATCAGTACCGAAGTGCGATGAGCTGCTTTATCGAAGGCAACGCGGGGGACGAGCGGTTTCATCGTTCGTTGTACGTGGATAAGCTGTTTGGGGTCGATGGAGCGATTGCGGCCCTCAATGCAACGTACTGGTCCAAGGCACTCGCGCTGACCGACGTTCGCGAAATGATGCCGCAGGCCCGGCGCAATGAATGGGACAAATCCATCCGTGAGCGGACCACGCCGGATTTCACTGAAGACGCCGTGCGCCCCACCCTCATCGGTCTTTTGAACTCGCGACAGCAGTTCCTCGCCGAAAAGGTTGATGGAATCTTTCGTGGGCTGTCCGGCGAGCATGTAACGAACGCGCCGGAAGGCTTCGGCAAGCGAATGATTATCGCGCGCATACGCGATTGCTATGGCTACGTTACCGAAAGCCGGGCCGGTCTTATCCATGACCTACGGTGCGTGATTGCCCGGTTCATGGGTCGCGACGAGCCGCGCCGTTCAGTCACGTCCGAATTGCTGGACGAGTGCAACTACCAGACAGGAAAATGGGTCAGCGCAGACGGAGGCGCATTGCGAGTGCGGACGTACAAGAACGGCAACGGCCATATGGAGGTTCACCCTGATATGGCGTGGCGACTGAATATGATTCTTGCGCATCTTTACCCGGCCGCCATCCCGACCGAGTTTCGTCAAAAGCCTGCGCGACGCCCGAAGGAGTTTCCGGCCATCGTGCGCCCTCTGCCATTCGCCGTACTTGAAATCCTGTCGCGCTGCCTCTATCGTCGTCGGCACGCCAAAGGTAACGAGGTTTCGTTCGAAGCTGAAGACCTGAAGAGCCCGCATTTTGCGGAGACACGTCAGGCGCTCGAATCAGTGGGCGGGACGATGCGTGATGGAAATCGGTACTTCATGGACTTCGACTACCCGCCTGGACTCGTGCTGCGGGAAATCGTCGCTACGGGCTGTCTGCCGGATCGCGTGTCGTTCCAGTTTCACCAGACATCGGAAGCGCTCGCCAGCGACGCCGTAGATTGGGCGGATATTGCCGACACCGATTCCGTGCTGGAACCGAGTGCGGGTCAGGGCGCGATTGCTGCGCTGCTGCCGGCTAACCGGCTGCAATGCGTAGAGCTGTCGGCTCTGCACTGCGCTGTCCTGAAGGCGCGCGGGCTGAAGGTCGACCAGGCCGACTTCATCCAGTGGGCGACTGACGCCGCTGCTGCCGACCGCACGTTTAACGTGGTCGTGATGAACCCGCCATTCGCTGACGGGCGCGCACAACTGCACGTCGAGCACGCTTTCCGGTTACTCGCTCCTGGAGGCCGACTTGTCGCGGTCCTGCCCGCCTCGATGCGCAGCAAACAGTTCCTTCCGGGAGTGTCGGTTGAGTGGTCCCGTGTCTACAGTCAGGAGTTCAAAACCACCGATGTTTCTGTAACGCTGATGTATGTCAAACGGCCGGCCGCGAGTGCGGCGGTCACTGATATGCAGATCGAAAGTGCGGAACTCGTTTCTGTGCTCTGA
- a CDS encoding site-specific integrase: MTDSNEEGGSLSIRQALKKYNERISVNKKGCKQEKYRASTICKTFLGKVPISQATTVDIANYRDIRLATISRTTNRPVSPNTVRLELALLSDLFNIARIEWGVAVDNPVMRVRKPKIPPGRERRLTWGEERRILRGASQHRNEQFYSVVVLAIETAMRQGEILGLTWENIDLRVRIAHLPATKNGTKRDVPLSLRAVDALTRLGVKTEGPVFNYTSAGFKSAWRTLLQRIGMMDLHFHDLRHEAISRLFELGTLDMMEVATISGHKSMQMLKRYTHLKASNLVAKLDGKKVLNKGRRVISQTVVPYPAAVSKTEDGFVLQFMDFEHLRLQGRDADEVAARARDVLLRELVNIMKGSKRAPLPTPPLEYCDSTHVLLIDPL; this comes from the coding sequence TTGACAGACTCGAATGAAGAGGGCGGATCACTAAGCATCCGTCAGGCGCTGAAGAAGTACAACGAACGCATTTCGGTCAACAAAAAAGGCTGCAAGCAGGAGAAATACCGCGCCTCGACCATCTGCAAGACATTTCTTGGGAAAGTCCCAATCAGCCAAGCCACTACAGTAGACATTGCGAACTACCGAGATATCAGGCTTGCGACCATATCGAGAACGACTAACCGGCCGGTCTCACCAAATACAGTTCGCCTCGAACTTGCCCTGTTGAGTGACCTGTTCAACATCGCTCGTATCGAGTGGGGTGTTGCCGTCGACAACCCCGTTATGCGAGTTCGCAAGCCAAAGATTCCGCCCGGCCGGGAACGGCGTTTGACCTGGGGTGAAGAGAGGCGAATCCTTCGCGGTGCATCGCAACATCGCAACGAACAGTTCTACTCGGTTGTCGTGCTCGCCATCGAGACGGCGATGCGGCAGGGCGAAATCCTTGGCCTGACGTGGGAAAACATCGACCTGCGCGTTCGGATAGCCCATCTGCCGGCGACAAAGAATGGAACGAAGCGCGACGTGCCCCTATCTTTGCGGGCCGTCGACGCGCTGACCCGGTTAGGCGTCAAGACAGAAGGCCCGGTGTTTAACTACACGTCGGCCGGCTTCAAGTCCGCGTGGCGAACACTGCTCCAACGTATCGGCATGATGGACCTGCATTTCCACGACCTCCGGCACGAGGCGATATCGCGGCTTTTCGAACTAGGCACGCTAGACATGATGGAAGTTGCGACGATCAGCGGTCATAAGTCGATGCAGATGCTCAAGCGATATACGCACCTCAAAGCGTCGAACCTAGTTGCGAAGCTAGACGGCAAGAAAGTGCTGAACAAAGGGCGACGCGTCATTTCGCAAACGGTAGTCCCTTACCCGGCGGCCGTCTCGAAAACCGAAGACGGCTTTGTTCTTCAGTTCATGGACTTTGAGCACCTGCGCCTGCAAGGGCGTGATGCCGACGAGGTTGCCGCTCGTGCGCGTGACGTACTGTTGCGCGAGCTGGTGAACATCATGAAAGGATCGAAGAGGGCACCGCTGCCAACGCCACCGCTCGAATATTGCGACAGCACGCATGTACTGTTGATAGACCCTTTGTAG
- a CDS encoding helix-turn-helix domain-containing protein: MATQENPVLYGEEAAALRKKAGLTQQQLSERWGLSRSQIGRYERTGCPVPPREADAYRGLTVKQSI, encoded by the coding sequence ATGGCGACACAAGAAAATCCGGTCCTGTACGGCGAAGAGGCCGCCGCACTCCGCAAGAAGGCCGGACTTACCCAGCAACAATTATCCGAACGCTGGGGGTTAAGTCGCTCGCAAATCGGCCGTTATGAGAGAACGGGATGCCCCGTTCCTCCACGCGAAGCTGATGCCTACCGTGGCCTGACCGTCAAGCAATCAATCTAG